TTATTATCTTGAATCAAGTTGTTAAGCATCGAACTTTTACCAACATTAGGCTTCCCTACTATTACTGTAGATAGCCCTTCACGCATAATTTTTCCTTGTTGACCTGTTTTTAATAACTGATCAATTTCGTTCTCAATATGTCTAGCTTCCTTTAGTAGAAATTGTGCAGTTGCTTCTTCAACATCGTCATACTCTGGATAGTCAATATTGACTTCCACTTGTGCAAGAATTTCTAAAATGGACTGTCTCAGCCCTTTTATTAGACTACTTAGACGCCCTTCCATCTGCCCTAAGGCTACCTTCGATGCGCGTTCCGTCTTAGATCTGATGAAATCCATGACTGCTTCAGCTTGTGATAAGTCAATACGTCCGTGTAAAAAGGCTCTTTTCGTAAACTCACCTGGTTCAGCCATTCTAGCACCATTTGACATCGTTAATTCAAGCACACGGTTAACTGTTACAAGTCCACCATGACAGTTAATTTCTACGATATCTTCTCTTGTAAAAGTCTTAGGTGCTTTCATTACAGCTACCATCACTTCCTCAATCACTTCATCTGATTCAGGATCAATAATGTGACCATAATTTATAGTATGTGATGCTACTTCGTTGAGTTGTTTTTTTCCTTTATATATACGATTGGCAATGTTTAAGGCATCCGGGCCACTTAATCGTACAATTGCTATTGCGCCTTCACCCATAGGCGTTGAGATACTTGTAATTGTATCTAATTCCATGATTTTCTCCTCCACCATTAGTAACTATTCTATTGATTGTAAATGGTTTTGTTCTATTTTTCGAATTTTATGTTCGAAAAAATGCGGAGCGAGATCACTCACTCCGACTATTATCATTTATTCTTTATGACTAAATATCGATGTGGCTCTCTTCCTTCAGAGTATGTTTCGATATTTTCAATTTTACTCACTGCTTGATGCATAATT
This portion of the Mammaliicoccus vitulinus genome encodes:
- the mnmE gene encoding tRNA uridine-5-carboxymethylaminomethyl(34) synthesis GTPase MnmE, with product MELDTITSISTPMGEGAIAIVRLSGPDALNIANRIYKGKKQLNEVASHTINYGHIIDPESDEVIEEVMVAVMKAPKTFTREDIVEINCHGGLVTVNRVLELTMSNGARMAEPGEFTKRAFLHGRIDLSQAEAVMDFIRSKTERASKVALGQMEGRLSSLIKGLRQSILEILAQVEVNIDYPEYDDVEEATAQFLLKEARHIENEIDQLLKTGQQGKIMREGLSTVIVGKPNVGKSSMLNNLIQDNKAIVTEVAGTTRDVLEEYVNVRGVPLRLVDTAGIRETEDIVEKIGVERSRKALSEADLILFVLNYNESLTENDYQLFDVIKDEDVIVIINKMDLEQNLDMDELKEMIGDHPLVQTSMIEQQGIEDLEQKISELFFGGQVQSQDMTYVSNSRHIALLKDAKRAINDAIQSAEDGVPIDIVQIDLIKTWELLGEVIGEEASESLIDQLFSQFCLGK